From Haloarcula sp. CBA1127, a single genomic window includes:
- a CDS encoding phenylalanine--tRNA ligase subunit alpha, giving the protein MKRPQAQVAVLQATDAQKDRRIDDVAAEADLKPEAATRAAFELEADGLVSVSEETLEHYELTDEGDRYVRESLPEQDLYEAAIDAGAADGPVQMGQVIGASGLEGGAVDIALSNYARKAYGSIDSGEITANQDADPGSDPEMLALEAVADGRVEDADTDALDQLERRGLLDVREETVRSVQLTDDGVTALMEGVEAAETVDQLTPEMLTSGEWEDVAFTEYNVEADAEDVSHGKEHILRQTANRVKDTLVGMGFSEMEGPHADAQFWINDCLFMPQDHPARTHWDQFALEEPEEIGHLPPDLVERVRSAHKEGVGPDGEGYHSPWTEDIARGMDLRGHTTSLSMRYLSGHQVGELDPPERYFSVEKVYRNDTLDPTHLLEFFQIEGWVMAEDLSVRDLMGTFTEFYEQFGITDLEFKPHYNPYTEPSFELFGTHPETGEVVEVGNSGIFRDEVLTPLGVDCDVMAWGLSLERLLMLMYGFEDIRDVHGTLCDLELLRETEVIR; this is encoded by the coding sequence ATGAAACGACCACAGGCACAGGTGGCCGTCCTGCAGGCCACCGACGCACAGAAAGACAGGCGTATCGACGACGTGGCTGCAGAGGCTGACCTCAAGCCGGAAGCGGCCACCAGAGCGGCGTTCGAACTCGAAGCCGACGGGCTGGTGTCCGTCTCCGAGGAGACGCTCGAACACTACGAACTCACCGACGAGGGCGACCGGTACGTCCGGGAGAGTCTGCCAGAACAGGACCTCTACGAGGCCGCTATCGACGCCGGCGCAGCTGATGGTCCAGTCCAGATGGGACAGGTCATCGGCGCGTCCGGCCTCGAAGGCGGCGCAGTCGACATCGCGCTCTCAAACTACGCCCGCAAGGCCTACGGTAGCATCGACAGTGGCGAAATCACGGCCAACCAAGACGCCGACCCCGGGTCCGACCCCGAGATGCTGGCGCTGGAGGCTGTCGCAGACGGGCGTGTCGAGGACGCTGACACGGACGCGCTCGACCAGCTGGAACGGCGTGGCCTCCTCGACGTGCGTGAGGAAACCGTCCGCTCGGTCCAGCTCACTGACGACGGTGTCACCGCGCTGATGGAAGGTGTCGAAGCCGCCGAGACGGTCGACCAGCTTACCCCCGAGATGCTCACCAGCGGCGAGTGGGAGGACGTGGCCTTTACCGAGTACAACGTCGAGGCCGACGCCGAAGACGTGAGTCACGGCAAGGAACACATCCTCCGCCAGACGGCTAACCGCGTGAAGGACACACTCGTCGGCATGGGCTTCTCCGAGATGGAAGGCCCACACGCCGACGCCCAGTTCTGGATCAACGACTGCCTGTTCATGCCACAGGACCACCCCGCCCGGACCCACTGGGACCAGTTCGCCCTGGAGGAGCCAGAGGAGATCGGTCACCTCCCACCGGACCTCGTCGAACGGGTCCGCTCGGCCCACAAGGAGGGTGTCGGCCCCGACGGCGAGGGGTACCACTCGCCGTGGACCGAGGATATCGCCCGCGGGATGGACCTGCGCGGCCACACTACCTCGCTGTCGATGCGCTACCTCTCGGGCCATCAGGTCGGCGAACTCGACCCACCCGAACGCTACTTCAGCGTCGAGAAGGTGTACCGAAACGACACGCTGGACCCGACGCATCTGCTCGAGTTCTTCCAGATCGAGGGCTGGGTGATGGCCGAAGACCTCTCCGTGCGAGACCTGATGGGGACGTTCACGGAGTTCTACGAGCAGTTCGGCATCACCGACCTGGAGTTCAAGCCCCACTACAACCCATACACGGAGCCGAGCTTCGAACTGTTCGGTACCCACCCCGAGACCGGCGAGGTCGTCGAGGTCGGCAACTCCGGAATCTTTCGCGACGAGGTGCTCACGCCCCTTGGCGTCGACTGTGACGTGATGGCGTGGGGCCTCTCGCTCGAACGACTACTCATGCTCATGTACGGCTTTGAAGACATCCGCGACGTGCACGGGACGCTGTGTGATCTTGAACTGCTGCGGGAGACGGAGGTGATCCGCTAA
- a CDS encoding tryptophan--tRNA ligase — MTTDDSHHDDASPDEDRRQSGGTWREPDARSGGEPVLPDGGTEAEGADEATLDPWGSSTIADYRKLFEQFGIEEFDEVLPEVPNPHYLMRRGVIFGHRDYRPVADAMRNDDPFAALSGFMPTGDPHIGHKLVFDEIIWHQQQGGDAHALIADLEAHSARGLSWDEIDEHATDYVLSLLALGFDPDEGTLYRQSDNREVQDLAFELGAEANFSELQAIYDFDGETDISHMQSVVTQMADILYPQLDEPKPTVIPVGPDQDPHMRLARDLAARMRYFGVTEAFASFEADGVERTLLRQAYDAREDYAENADRPRCGEAADWLRDHQPAPADARESVVAKLDEAGKEPLRPRIRFLDRNATDEAFEALIEAVDGEKRVYDEHIDTFDLDHAEAEELARQVELDNGGYGFQPPSSIYHRFMTGLTGGKMSSSIPASHISLLDDPEDGYDKVKSATTGGRSTAEEQREKGGKADECPVYELYAYLLSGDDDEFAKEVYDECVGGERLCGGCKEQAAELMEQFLEEHQEKRAEWEDRLEELDIDLDSDRAPTSAD, encoded by the coding sequence ATGACAACGGACGACTCCCACCACGACGACGCATCGCCCGACGAGGACCGCCGCCAGTCGGGCGGAACGTGGCGGGAGCCTGACGCCCGCTCCGGCGGCGAACCAGTGCTACCGGACGGCGGTACTGAGGCCGAAGGGGCCGACGAGGCGACGCTTGACCCGTGGGGATCCTCGACTATCGCCGACTACCGCAAGCTGTTCGAACAGTTCGGCATCGAGGAGTTCGACGAGGTGCTCCCCGAAGTCCCCAATCCCCACTACCTGATGCGCCGGGGCGTCATCTTCGGCCACCGGGACTACCGACCGGTCGCCGACGCGATGCGCAACGACGACCCCTTCGCCGCGCTGTCGGGGTTCATGCCGACCGGCGACCCGCACATCGGCCACAAGCTGGTCTTCGACGAGATCATCTGGCATCAACAGCAGGGCGGGGACGCACACGCACTCATTGCGGACCTCGAAGCCCACAGCGCCCGCGGACTGTCGTGGGACGAGATCGACGAGCACGCGACGGACTACGTCCTCTCCCTGCTCGCGCTCGGGTTCGATCCTGACGAGGGCACGCTGTACCGCCAGTCCGACAACCGAGAGGTGCAGGACCTCGCGTTCGAACTCGGCGCGGAGGCGAACTTCTCGGAGTTGCAGGCCATCTACGACTTCGATGGCGAGACCGATATCTCCCATATGCAGTCGGTCGTCACGCAGATGGCCGACATCCTCTATCCGCAACTGGACGAGCCCAAACCGACGGTCATCCCCGTCGGCCCGGACCAGGACCCGCACATGCGGCTGGCGCGGGACCTCGCCGCGCGGATGCGGTACTTCGGCGTGACGGAGGCGTTCGCCAGTTTCGAAGCCGACGGGGTCGAACGGACGCTGCTCCGGCAGGCCTACGACGCCCGCGAGGACTACGCCGAGAATGCCGACCGACCGCGGTGTGGCGAGGCCGCCGACTGGCTGCGCGACCACCAGCCAGCACCCGCAGACGCCCGCGAGTCCGTCGTTGCGAAACTCGACGAGGCCGGGAAGGAACCGCTCCGACCACGGATTCGGTTCCTCGACCGCAACGCTACCGACGAGGCTTTCGAGGCGCTCATCGAGGCTGTCGACGGCGAGAAGCGGGTGTACGACGAGCACATCGATACGTTCGATCTGGACCACGCCGAGGCCGAGGAGCTGGCCCGGCAGGTCGAACTCGACAACGGCGGCTACGGCTTCCAGCCGCCGTCCTCGATCTACCACCGGTTCATGACCGGCCTCACCGGCGGCAAGATGTCCTCGTCGATTCCAGCCTCGCACATCTCGCTGCTGGACGACCCAGAGGACGGCTACGACAAGGTGAAATCGGCGACTACCGGCGGTCGCTCTACGGCCGAGGAACAGCGGGAGAAAGGCGGCAAAGCCGACGAGTGCCCGGTGTATGAACTGTACGCGTATCTCCTCTCGGGCGACGACGACGAGTTCGCCAAAGAGGTGTACGATGAGTGTGTCGGCGGCGAACGCCTCTGTGGCGGTTGCAAAGAACAGGCCGCCGAACTGATGGAACAGTTCCTCGAAGAGCATCAGGAGAAACGCGCAGAGTGGGAAGACAGGCTCGAGGAACTCGATATCGACCTCGACTCCGACCGCGCGCCGACGAGCGCCGACTGA
- the endA gene encoding tRNA-intron lyase, with protein MELTLAGDVVRAGYEARERFYDSRGYGKVRNGDIDLAPVEAAHLLYRGDIESIDGMDFRAFLGSAAVSEVDFAVYKDLRDRGFYLTPAREGWVDNAAGTDFVVYPRGKGPWDNEVAYRVRVIGERDTIVATDLGGCVLAVVDEESEVTYLNTDRREVSGTSDAAVPATAGELLGERVVCWEPPAELYEQAFYGQQLGDDGAVQLSLVEAAYLTQEGLLTVEGGAEAVIERGREVEGDRFDRRLAVYTALRASGVAPKTGFKFGADFRTYADVESAENLGHSELLVRVLPADHRFEPRDLALDVRLAHGVRKTMVFALTTDGGDEIEWVAVERLTP; from the coding sequence ATGGAACTGACGCTTGCGGGCGATGTCGTGCGGGCCGGCTACGAGGCGCGCGAGCGCTTCTACGACTCGCGCGGATACGGCAAGGTCCGCAACGGCGACATTGACCTAGCTCCGGTGGAGGCCGCACACCTCCTCTACCGCGGGGATATCGAGAGCATCGACGGCATGGATTTCCGGGCGTTCCTCGGGTCGGCGGCCGTCTCCGAGGTCGACTTCGCAGTCTACAAAGACCTGCGGGACCGCGGCTTCTACCTCACGCCGGCCCGCGAGGGGTGGGTCGACAACGCCGCAGGCACGGACTTTGTCGTCTATCCGCGTGGGAAGGGGCCGTGGGACAACGAGGTCGCCTACCGCGTCCGGGTTATCGGCGAGCGCGACACGATTGTGGCCACTGATCTGGGCGGCTGCGTGCTGGCGGTCGTCGACGAGGAGAGCGAAGTGACGTACCTCAATACTGACCGACGCGAGGTCTCCGGGACCAGCGACGCCGCCGTCCCAGCGACGGCGGGTGAACTGCTCGGAGAGCGGGTGGTGTGCTGGGAACCGCCGGCGGAACTGTACGAACAGGCGTTCTACGGGCAGCAACTGGGTGACGACGGCGCGGTTCAACTCTCGCTCGTAGAGGCTGCGTATCTCACACAGGAGGGGCTACTTACAGTCGAGGGTGGGGCTGAGGCTGTCATTGAGCGGGGCCGCGAGGTCGAGGGCGACCGCTTCGACCGCCGGCTGGCCGTCTATACAGCGCTGCGAGCGAGCGGCGTTGCGCCGAAAACCGGCTTCAAATTCGGCGCGGACTTCCGGACCTATGCCGATGTCGAAAGCGCCGAGAACCTCGGGCACTCGGAGCTACTGGTGCGAGTACTGCCGGCTGACCACCGCTTCGAACCGCGGGACCTCGCGCTGGACGTGCGGCTCGCCCACGGCGTCCGGAAGACGATGGTGTTTGCGCTCACAACAGACGGCGGCGACGAGATTGAATGGGTTGCCGTTGAGCGGCTAACGCCCTGA
- a CDS encoding endonuclease NucS domain-containing protein produces the protein MHDGTRVIAGECTTVFEGPREREQRGDVLVVVKPDNTVLVHDAEGYQPVAWLTRAESVTIDNGTVTARDGDELLRVATHEEHGSARYPASTAGVPVRDCPDCAGTLVRARSEVTCTGCDAAYGIPSDAAVTGGRCDDCGLPTLRVERGRTFELCLDRDCDSLDDAVTAAFDREWDCPNCDGDLLILRRGGLLAGCEHYPDCDTGFSMPSGVVVGDCDCGLPLFETAGGTRCLDSSCEEQG, from the coding sequence ATGCACGACGGAACCCGTGTGATAGCTGGCGAGTGTACGACTGTTTTCGAGGGACCGCGTGAGCGAGAGCAGCGCGGCGACGTACTCGTCGTCGTCAAACCGGACAACACTGTCCTCGTTCACGACGCTGAGGGATATCAGCCCGTTGCGTGGCTCACGCGCGCCGAAAGCGTCACCATCGACAATGGAACGGTGACCGCTCGCGATGGCGATGAACTTCTCCGGGTAGCCACTCACGAGGAACACGGCAGTGCCCGCTATCCAGCCTCGACCGCCGGCGTTCCGGTGCGTGACTGCCCAGACTGCGCTGGGACGCTGGTCCGGGCTCGGAGCGAAGTCACCTGTACCGGCTGTGACGCCGCCTACGGGATTCCGAGCGATGCCGCGGTCACTGGCGGCCGGTGTGACGACTGCGGGCTCCCGACGCTTCGTGTCGAACGCGGCCGAACCTTCGAACTGTGCCTCGACCGGGACTGTGACTCGCTGGACGACGCTGTCACCGCGGCCTTCGACCGCGAGTGGGACTGTCCCAACTGCGACGGTGACCTGTTGATCCTCCGCCGCGGCGGTCTGCTAGCCGGCTGTGAGCACTACCCCGACTGTGACACCGGCTTCTCTATGCCGTCCGGCGTCGTCGTCGGCGACTGTGACTGTGGCCTGCCGCTGTTCGAAACCGCTGGCGGCACGCGCTGTTTGGACAGTTCTTGCGAAGAACAGGGGTGA